The Verrucomicrobium spinosum DSM 4136 = JCM 18804 genome includes a region encoding these proteins:
- a CDS encoding ABC transporter ATP-binding protein yields MAENAPSASTPSVYEARGLKKEFDGGKVAALRGVDLDVREGEFVAVTGPSGCGKSTLLQMLGSLALPSDGTLKFRGRSIPEMPDPAHYRSHDIGFVFQAFHLLPTFTVLENVQIPMFEGGLTRAQRKARAVELLESVGLGHRLTHFPSELSGGERQRVAIARGLANGPSVVLADEPTGNLDSANADQILELLLKLHRDRKVTLVLVTHDLGIAGLASRTIRMKDGRVVSEAVSSTSSLANHP; encoded by the coding sequence ATGGCTGAAAACGCGCCGTCGGCATCCACACCATCAGTGTACGAGGCAAGGGGATTAAAAAAAGAGTTCGACGGCGGCAAGGTTGCCGCACTGCGGGGCGTGGACTTGGATGTGAGGGAAGGGGAATTTGTCGCCGTCACAGGGCCGAGTGGTTGTGGCAAGAGCACGCTCTTGCAAATGCTGGGATCTCTGGCGTTGCCGTCTGACGGCACACTGAAATTCCGCGGCCGCTCCATCCCAGAGATGCCAGACCCTGCCCACTATCGCTCCCATGATATCGGCTTTGTCTTTCAAGCGTTCCATCTCCTGCCGACCTTCACAGTGCTGGAGAATGTGCAAATCCCCATGTTCGAAGGAGGGCTGACCAGAGCCCAGCGCAAAGCTCGCGCGGTGGAACTGTTGGAATCCGTCGGCCTGGGGCACAGGCTTACCCACTTTCCGTCTGAGTTGTCGGGTGGGGAGCGTCAGCGCGTCGCCATTGCCCGTGGGCTGGCCAACGGCCCCTCGGTGGTGTTGGCAGATGAGCCCACAGGAAACCTGGACAGTGCCAATGCCGACCAAATCCTGGAGCTGCTGCTGAAACTGCACCGTGATCGCAAGGTGACGCTGGTGCTTGTCACGCATGATCTGGGCATCGCCGGACTGGCCTCCCGTACTATTCGTATGAAGGACGGTCGGGTTGTTTCCGAGGCTGTGTCATCAACGTCGTCCCTTGCCAATCACCCATGA
- a CDS encoding condensation domain-containing protein, translating to MSDDKRARLKQLLANGEIKLHPLSLSQRELWETTPVPVSDPANHICSLIFMRGKIPPEMTRQVVQRVVDRQEALRLSFLPGKGQPFQMVRATGDANIKFRDLPEAQQRPEALEEAVQEIFGEPFDLMHGPLYRIEMLSRSADDTVLVFAAHHTIADGWSLGVFVQDLWASCLGLMKGSKGPLPPVPMSYSAWSAAERAMWPQPELENRATYWRPLLKDAPRLWSSPVRKPGERHALRRWVTEIPAPLTQAIQDLAKKNHATLYSTLLAAFQTTLCQFTGGEDITVGSPVANRTHASMKETMGYVSGVVPVRGVVVRDRPFSETLKVVHESTMDAFANAMPFAELAKAVGEAPSPGHNPIFDVRFALQNHPVPEVGLPGISMKLRMRSTGTARFDLACEVTQDGNVLELVWLSRESLFDHAEIEKLNDLYQLVLTRACQAPSQTSAALMS from the coding sequence ATGTCTGACGACAAGCGCGCCCGGCTCAAACAGCTCCTCGCCAACGGGGAAATCAAGCTCCACCCACTCTCCCTCTCCCAGAGGGAGTTGTGGGAGACGACGCCGGTGCCGGTTTCGGACCCTGCCAACCACATCTGCAGTCTGATTTTCATGCGGGGCAAAATCCCCCCTGAAATGACGCGGCAGGTGGTGCAGCGGGTGGTGGACCGGCAGGAGGCGCTCCGGCTGTCCTTCCTTCCCGGGAAGGGGCAGCCGTTTCAGATGGTGCGTGCGACTGGGGACGCGAACATCAAGTTCCGTGACCTCCCGGAAGCCCAACAGCGTCCTGAGGCGCTGGAAGAAGCGGTGCAAGAGATCTTCGGCGAGCCGTTTGATCTCATGCACGGACCGCTTTACCGGATTGAAATGTTGTCCCGTTCTGCTGACGACACGGTGCTGGTCTTTGCCGCCCATCATACCATTGCGGACGGATGGAGCCTGGGGGTGTTTGTGCAGGACCTGTGGGCCTCCTGTCTGGGGCTGATGAAGGGATCAAAAGGGCCTTTGCCACCTGTGCCCATGTCGTACTCTGCCTGGAGTGCGGCGGAGCGGGCGATGTGGCCCCAACCTGAGCTTGAGAACAGGGCCACCTACTGGCGTCCTTTGCTAAAAGATGCGCCGCGTTTGTGGAGTTCTCCCGTGCGAAAACCGGGTGAACGTCATGCGCTGAGGCGCTGGGTGACGGAAATTCCCGCCCCCTTGACACAGGCTATTCAGGACTTGGCGAAAAAAAATCACGCCACGTTGTACAGCACACTGCTTGCGGCGTTTCAGACCACTCTCTGCCAGTTCACAGGAGGTGAGGACATCACAGTTGGCTCACCTGTGGCCAATCGCACCCATGCTTCTATGAAGGAGACGATGGGTTATGTGTCCGGAGTGGTGCCAGTGCGGGGGGTGGTCGTTCGGGATCGTCCTTTCTCAGAGACATTAAAGGTGGTGCACGAGTCCACCATGGATGCCTTTGCCAACGCGATGCCTTTTGCCGAGTTGGCGAAGGCGGTGGGGGAGGCACCCTCTCCGGGCCACAATCCGATTTTCGATGTCCGCTTTGCCCTGCAGAACCACCCCGTGCCCGAAGTGGGATTGCCCGGCATCTCGATGAAGCTGCGCATGCGCTCCACGGGTACCGCCCGATTTGATCTCGCCTGCGAAGTGACGCAGGATGGAAATGTGCTGGAATTGGTCTGGTTGTCCCGGGAATCCCTCTTTGACCATGCTGAGATTGAAAAGCTGAACGACCTGTATCAACTTGTGCTGACGCGGGCTTGTCAGGCACCCAGCCAGACCAGCGCTGCGCTCATGTCTTGA
- a CDS encoding ABC transporter permease — protein sequence MTFFTIVTRGLMRRPVRTGLTLAGISIGIAAVVALVGMAWGYEKSIGKQLDVIGIDMIVSNMTGGIMPKTFDASVETKIAQLPKIKETTSLLMQLISVEDAPMIMVSGRKWGGFTWHQLKVVEGRMIKDEHEPAVVLGRLAAEVLKKKVGDTVQLDSDELNVVGIVDGGSVVENGAIILSLPVMQKVTLNEGKVNFIDIRLKPGSDKDAVTETAAEIKKIFPEGRAVKASEVVGTSQGFRVARAMSWSTSILAIAVGILGVMNTMLMTVFERTHEIGILLAVGWRRQRVMLMVLCESALLGLLGGILGVMLGAAGLMIMETTPAIKGLLEPDLSPRLLITSVIIAVVVGLISGLYPAWRSSRLSPAVAIQS from the coding sequence ATGACCTTCTTCACCATTGTAACTCGCGGATTGATGCGCCGTCCTGTGCGGACGGGGCTTACGCTGGCTGGTATCTCCATCGGCATCGCCGCGGTGGTGGCGCTGGTGGGCATGGCTTGGGGCTATGAGAAAAGCATCGGCAAGCAGCTCGACGTCATTGGCATTGACATGATCGTCAGCAACATGACGGGCGGGATCATGCCCAAGACCTTCGATGCGAGTGTTGAGACCAAGATCGCCCAGCTTCCAAAAATCAAAGAGACGACCTCGTTGCTCATGCAGCTCATCAGTGTGGAAGACGCGCCCATGATCATGGTGTCTGGCCGCAAATGGGGGGGCTTCACGTGGCACCAGCTCAAGGTGGTGGAAGGACGGATGATCAAGGACGAACATGAGCCGGCGGTGGTGCTGGGAAGGCTCGCCGCAGAAGTGCTGAAGAAGAAAGTGGGGGACACCGTTCAGCTGGACAGCGACGAACTGAACGTGGTGGGCATTGTTGATGGTGGCTCCGTGGTGGAAAATGGTGCGATCATCCTCTCCCTGCCTGTCATGCAGAAGGTCACCCTCAATGAGGGCAAAGTGAACTTCATCGACATTCGGCTCAAGCCGGGATCGGACAAGGATGCAGTGACTGAGACGGCTGCGGAGATTAAAAAGATCTTCCCCGAGGGGCGTGCAGTGAAGGCCAGCGAAGTGGTGGGCACGAGCCAGGGCTTCCGCGTGGCGCGGGCCATGAGCTGGAGCACGTCCATCCTTGCCATCGCCGTCGGTATTTTGGGTGTCATGAACACCATGCTCATGACTGTGTTCGAGCGCACCCACGAGATCGGCATTCTGCTGGCAGTGGGCTGGCGGAGGCAGAGAGTCATGCTCATGGTCCTTTGTGAGTCTGCCTTGCTGGGTCTCCTGGGCGGGATTCTGGGGGTCATGCTCGGTGCTGCCGGCCTGATGATCATGGAGACTACGCCGGCTATCAAAGGGCTTCTGGAGCCGGACCTGAGTCCACGTCTTCTGATCACCTCTGTCATCATTGCCGTGGTGGTCGGGTTGATCAGCGGCCTCTATCCCGCGTGGCGCAGTTCCCGACTGTCTCCTGCTGTGGCGATCCAGAGCTAG
- a CDS encoding fatty acid desaturase family protein, which yields MNTAPVQVPAPVINPLEDPHEPHWVSRAAFPLLTLLLAINLAGIFFALYYNNYWVAIPLMLTASHLMHGNLIGFHEASHGMLRKSRFLNEVDGVLIGLLSNTSFSLYRAAHQTHHAHLSSERDEEFWPFVDPKVPRWFRVLAAVAELSCGLYVTPLVFLRTFLRKNSPIRNKKVRRRIWNELIFIVGFWTVTVCLVAYFGVWKYFLGLYFVPGFIAGNLQAWRKYIEHVGLTGSTIRSATRSIVADSVMGKIVSFSLLHEPFHGVHHQRAGIPHAELPLHRADLMPVHEDEHPPFPSYWHAFLHLLVCLKDPQVGAQWRKVAATQK from the coding sequence ATGAACACCGCTCCAGTTCAAGTCCCCGCCCCGGTCATCAACCCACTTGAGGATCCGCATGAACCTCATTGGGTGAGTCGTGCGGCGTTTCCATTGTTGACCTTGCTGTTGGCCATCAATCTCGCGGGCATCTTTTTCGCGCTGTACTACAACAACTACTGGGTCGCCATCCCCCTGATGCTCACGGCGAGCCATCTCATGCATGGGAACCTCATTGGTTTTCATGAGGCGTCCCACGGCATGTTGCGCAAGAGCCGTTTCCTCAATGAAGTGGACGGTGTGCTCATCGGCCTGCTGAGCAACACCAGCTTCAGCCTCTATCGGGCGGCGCACCAGACTCACCATGCGCACTTGTCTTCAGAGCGGGACGAGGAATTTTGGCCGTTTGTGGATCCCAAAGTGCCCCGCTGGTTCCGCGTGTTGGCCGCTGTGGCGGAGCTTTCTTGTGGACTGTATGTCACCCCCCTGGTCTTTCTGCGAACCTTCCTCCGGAAGAATTCACCCATCCGCAACAAGAAGGTGCGCCGTCGCATCTGGAACGAACTGATTTTTATCGTGGGGTTCTGGACAGTGACCGTCTGCCTGGTGGCCTACTTCGGCGTGTGGAAGTATTTCCTCGGCCTGTACTTCGTGCCGGGGTTTATTGCCGGGAACCTCCAGGCCTGGCGCAAGTACATTGAGCATGTTGGCCTGACGGGTTCGACGATCCGCAGTGCCACCCGCAGCATTGTGGCGGATTCCGTGATGGGGAAGATTGTGTCGTTTTCGTTGCTTCATGAACCCTTTCATGGGGTGCATCACCAGCGGGCGGGCATTCCACATGCTGAGTTGCCGCTGCACCGTGCGGACCTCATGCCCGTGCATGAAGATGAGCATCCTCCGTTTCCCAGCTACTGGCATGCCTTTTTGCACCTCCTGGTCTGCTTGAAGGATCCGCAGGTCGGGGCGCAGTGGCGCAAGGTGGCGGCAACGCAGAAATAG
- a CDS encoding outer membrane lipoprotein-sorting protein, translating to MKLVPFIAAMAGGFMLSTAAMAAEAPGAAELASKLSELQQDGNTFIRVKMIVSSPANPSDPKTTLQLQIKSRRSAGQTDVLYQVLFPKDRKGEAVLINSSGSGATFTPPDKVQSFDASKFKDSLFGSDLSVEDVSDNFFAWKDQTLAGSENIGNVSCQILESRPKGARSSYVLVKSWIDTKRMVPLRVEKYGAGNQLVRRIDTSDVANVDGRNVLAMLVIRRPGHATATEMDGSRIKRGVSYTDADFSPEGLKNLNGPKGGE from the coding sequence ATGAAACTGGTACCCTTTATTGCCGCCATGGCTGGTGGCTTCATGTTATCGACTGCTGCGATGGCTGCCGAGGCCCCTGGGGCGGCTGAGCTGGCATCCAAGCTGAGTGAGCTACAGCAGGATGGCAATACGTTCATCCGCGTGAAGATGATCGTCAGCTCTCCGGCCAATCCTTCTGATCCCAAGACCACCCTGCAACTGCAGATCAAGTCACGCCGGAGTGCTGGTCAGACAGATGTACTTTATCAGGTGCTTTTCCCCAAGGATAGAAAAGGCGAGGCAGTGCTCATCAACAGCAGCGGCAGTGGGGCGACTTTTACTCCTCCGGACAAGGTTCAGTCCTTTGACGCCAGCAAGTTCAAGGATTCCCTGTTTGGGAGCGATCTTTCGGTTGAAGATGTTTCCGACAACTTCTTTGCCTGGAAGGACCAGACCTTGGCCGGCAGTGAGAACATCGGCAATGTGAGCTGCCAGATCCTTGAATCCAGGCCCAAGGGTGCCCGTTCCAGCTATGTGCTTGTGAAGTCCTGGATCGACACGAAGCGGATGGTCCCGCTGCGTGTGGAAAAATACGGTGCTGGCAACCAACTGGTGCGCCGCATCGACACTTCCGATGTGGCCAACGTGGATGGGCGTAACGTGCTGGCGATGCTGGTGATCCGCCGCCCGGGCCACGCCACGGCGACGGAAATGGACGGTTCCCGCATCAAACGCGGCGTGTCCTACACCGACGCGGATTTCAGCCCGGAAGGGCTTAAGAACTTGAACGGCCCCAAAGGGGGGGAATAG